In the genome of Flaviflexus ciconiae, one region contains:
- a CDS encoding sterol carrier family protein, with protein sequence MRRRIEPAVLDGIIGRYVAGEELSAGEKRTAGRGALEEIATLSPGKSVEIRVPYVGAVQAIAGPRHTRGTPPNVVEIDLDTWLDLTVGAVSWDDAVDAGKVGASGVRADLSAYLPLFRGSKNGI encoded by the coding sequence ATGAGAAGGCGGATTGAACCGGCAGTACTCGATGGGATCATTGGGCGCTACGTGGCTGGTGAGGAGCTGAGTGCGGGGGAGAAGCGCACCGCGGGACGCGGCGCACTCGAAGAGATCGCGACATTGAGCCCCGGGAAGTCCGTGGAGATCAGGGTGCCCTACGTGGGTGCCGTCCAAGCCATTGCCGGTCCACGGCATACTCGCGGCACCCCGCCGAACGTTGTCGAGATCGATCTCGATACGTGGCTGGACCTGACGGTGGGGGCGGTAAGCTGGGATGATGCAGTCGACGCGGGTAAAGTGGGGGCATCGGGCGTGAGAGCAGACCTCTCCGCCTATCTGCCATTGTTTCGAGGAAGTAAGAATGGAATCTGA
- the gdhA gene encoding NADP-specific glutamate dehydrogenase produces MSSTANDYIESVRRELAVRNPGEKEFHEAVTGVLDSLAPVLEQHPEYRDFAILERIVEPERMIHFRVPWVDDGGVYHVNRGYRVQFNSTLGPIKGGLRFHPTVSASIVKFLGFEQIFKNALTAQQIGGGKGGSDFDPHGRSDNEIMRFCQSFMTGLYRHVGSKVDIPAGDIGVGGREIGYLFGQYKRLVGSFEAGMITGKGLGWGGSLIRTEATGYGLVAFTREMLQTRGEDFEGQTVSVSGSGNVAIYSIEKLLALGAKPVTFSDSSGWVYDAEGVDLELLKEIKDVRRGRVADYVKERPSADLHTDGAVWDVPVDVALPCATQYEIDGDHARTLVKNGVKAVAEGANMPTDAEGIEVFEAADLLYGPGKAANAGGVAVSALEMQQNSARQSWTREDIADRLDSIMQDIHRQCVEASEKYTGRPDDYVVGSNAAGFVRVAEAMLDQGVV; encoded by the coding sequence ATGAGTAGCACTGCGAATGATTACATCGAGTCAGTCCGTAGGGAACTGGCTGTACGCAACCCCGGTGAGAAGGAATTCCATGAAGCCGTCACTGGCGTTCTGGATTCGCTCGCCCCTGTGCTCGAGCAGCATCCCGAGTACCGGGATTTTGCCATTCTTGAGCGCATTGTCGAACCGGAGCGGATGATCCACTTCCGTGTTCCCTGGGTTGACGATGGTGGCGTGTACCACGTCAACCGCGGCTACCGTGTCCAGTTCAACTCGACCCTGGGCCCGATCAAGGGCGGTCTCCGTTTCCATCCGACGGTCTCCGCATCAATCGTGAAATTCCTGGGCTTCGAGCAGATCTTCAAGAATGCTCTCACCGCCCAGCAGATCGGCGGCGGCAAGGGCGGCTCGGACTTCGACCCGCACGGCCGTTCAGACAACGAAATCATGCGGTTCTGCCAGTCTTTCATGACCGGCCTGTACCGCCACGTCGGCTCCAAGGTCGATATCCCTGCCGGTGACATTGGTGTGGGCGGACGTGAGATCGGCTACCTGTTCGGCCAGTACAAGCGCCTCGTCGGCAGCTTCGAAGCCGGCATGATCACCGGTAAGGGCCTGGGATGGGGCGGGTCGCTGATCCGCACCGAGGCCACCGGCTATGGCCTGGTCGCCTTCACCCGCGAAATGCTACAGACCCGCGGCGAAGACTTTGAAGGTCAGACGGTTTCCGTATCCGGTTCCGGTAACGTCGCCATCTACTCGATTGAGAAGCTTCTTGCGCTCGGCGCCAAGCCCGTCACCTTCTCCGACTCGTCCGGCTGGGTCTACGACGCCGAAGGCGTCGACCTTGAGCTACTCAAGGAAATCAAGGATGTTCGCCGCGGACGGGTTGCCGATTACGTGAAGGAACGCCCCTCCGCTGATCTCCACACCGACGGCGCCGTCTGGGACGTCCCCGTTGACGTTGCTCTCCCGTGCGCTACCCAGTACGAAATTGACGGCGACCATGCCCGCACGCTCGTCAAGAACGGCGTCAAGGCCGTTGCCGAGGGTGCCAACATGCCGACCGATGCCGAGGGTATTGAGGTGTTCGAGGCCGCCGACCTGCTGTACGGCCCAGGCAAGGCAGCCAATGCCGGTGGCGTTGCCGTCTCCGCCCTGGAAATGCAGCAGAACTCTGCACGCCAGTCCTGGACCCGCGAAGATATTGCCGACCGTCTCGACTCGATCATGCAGGACATTCACCGCCAGTGCGTCGAAGCGTCCGAGAAGTACACGGGCCGCCCCGACGACTATGTCGTAGGCTCCAACGCTGCAGGCTTCGTCCGGGTGGCCGAAGCAATGCTCGACCAGGGCGTCGTCTAA
- the ptsP gene encoding phosphoenolpyruvate--protein phosphotransferase, producing the protein MQASLTLTGTPVVPGISYAKTAWARVVPEPADTAPDLPESERDAENERFLAASEAVADRLLTRAANTVGTASDILAVSAGFAKDKGWRKEVSKRIANGTPPVQAVTQATQMFVDVFRAQGGLMEERITDLVDMRNRVIAELEGHPEPGIPTPDEPIILLADDLAPADTAGLDPELILGIITRLGGPTSHTSIICRQLSIPCIVAARDLEKIPEDSMIIMDGDSGEYSLDPDVELATTLSEDDAKRRAHAREWTGPAQTKDEHPVELLANIQDRAGAERAEASQAAGIGLFRTELSFLNTPTEPSIDEQTDLYRSVFGRFPGAKIVVRTLDAGSDKPVAFASVPNEENPALGVRGLRTSGIDEGLLTRQIDAIVTASAEHDGPNWIMAPMVSTVSEARWFAGLIRERGLKAGIMIEVPAAAIMIDQFLEEVDFVSLGTNDLTQYVMAADRGNANLATYTDNWQPAVLTLINQVAQAGVRHGKPVGVCGEAAADPNLAAVLIGMGVTSLSMAPGAIAYVGSRLSEVTLQQCREAAEAVLHAPDPIKARQTAIAILQGKGTSA; encoded by the coding sequence ATGCAAGCGTCACTCACCCTCACGGGGACACCAGTAGTACCGGGAATTTCGTACGCAAAGACCGCGTGGGCCAGAGTCGTCCCCGAGCCAGCCGACACCGCGCCCGACCTTCCCGAATCAGAACGCGACGCTGAGAACGAACGCTTCCTCGCCGCCTCCGAGGCCGTAGCGGACCGCCTTCTCACCCGAGCCGCAAACACCGTTGGAACAGCCTCCGATATTCTCGCTGTCTCCGCAGGCTTCGCCAAAGACAAGGGATGGCGGAAGGAGGTGTCCAAGCGAATAGCTAACGGCACTCCTCCCGTTCAGGCCGTCACTCAAGCAACCCAAATGTTCGTGGACGTGTTCCGCGCCCAGGGCGGGCTCATGGAAGAGCGGATCACCGACCTGGTTGACATGCGCAATCGCGTCATCGCCGAGCTCGAAGGGCACCCCGAACCCGGGATCCCCACGCCCGACGAACCCATCATCCTCCTCGCCGATGATCTGGCACCCGCCGACACTGCCGGTCTCGACCCGGAACTCATTCTCGGCATTATCACCCGGCTGGGCGGGCCAACCTCCCACACGTCGATCATCTGTCGTCAGCTCTCCATCCCCTGCATCGTTGCCGCACGGGACCTGGAGAAGATCCCCGAAGATTCCATGATCATCATGGATGGCGATTCCGGCGAATACTCGCTCGATCCGGACGTTGAACTCGCCACAACCCTCTCAGAAGACGACGCGAAGAGGCGCGCACATGCGAGGGAATGGACCGGCCCCGCACAGACCAAGGACGAGCATCCCGTCGAACTGCTCGCCAACATCCAGGACCGGGCCGGCGCGGAACGTGCCGAGGCCTCTCAAGCAGCCGGAATCGGCCTGTTCCGCACCGAGCTCTCATTCCTCAACACCCCGACCGAACCCAGCATTGATGAGCAGACGGACCTGTACCGCAGCGTCTTTGGACGTTTCCCCGGTGCCAAGATCGTTGTTCGAACCCTCGATGCCGGATCCGATAAACCTGTTGCTTTCGCTTCTGTACCGAACGAAGAAAACCCTGCTCTCGGCGTGCGCGGCCTGCGCACCTCCGGGATCGACGAAGGCCTCCTCACGCGTCAGATCGATGCGATCGTCACCGCCTCCGCGGAACACGATGGCCCGAACTGGATCATGGCGCCCATGGTCTCCACCGTGTCAGAGGCCCGCTGGTTTGCCGGCCTTATTCGAGAGCGCGGCCTCAAGGCCGGAATCATGATCGAAGTACCGGCAGCGGCAATCATGATCGACCAGTTCCTCGAAGAAGTTGATTTCGTGTCGCTTGGAACAAATGATCTCACCCAGTACGTCATGGCAGCGGACCGCGGCAACGCTAACCTCGCGACCTACACCGACAACTGGCAGCCCGCCGTTCTCACCCTGATCAATCAAGTTGCCCAGGCCGGCGTCCGGCACGGCAAGCCCGTTGGCGTCTGCGGCGAAGCCGCGGCCGACCCGAATCTCGCCGCCGTCCTCATCGGCATGGGAGTCACATCGCTTTCCATGGCTCCGGGTGCCATCGCCTACGTCGGATCCCGACTCTCCGAAGTCACCCTTCAGCAGTGCCGGGAAGCAGCCGAGGCCGTCCTGCACGCACCCGACCCAATCAAGGCCCGCCAGACCGCCATCGCCATCCTGCAGGGCAAGGGCACGTCCGCCTAG
- a CDS encoding bifunctional metallophosphatase/5'-nucleotidase, with translation MRIHLQGTRRPIAVAATVALAAVGLSVPAAAAPVEDDSENTGSVAPQETTTEPQDVAVEPQNTNTEPVTIDLVGITDFHGYIETAPFLKTQIDEIRANNDNTLFVSAGDNIGGSAYVSSIANDQPTLDILDAMGLDVSAVGNHEFDQGYADLRDRVIPDVDFSYLGANVDGAEEIAEPPYDIVDIDGVNVAFIGTVTETTPTIVSKDGIAGLTFNDPVAVTNDIAADLKDGDDANGEADIVVSLFHEGDTFAKGLDENVDLVFAGHTHIVSEDTTDGGAPILQAGEYGKNFAHASLTVAVDGTITIDSQAIVALDETVTPDVDVEALVDDAVAEAEVLGAEVLAEITDNAWRGTNDGTDPGANRGTESSMGNHLANAALFTAENFDMGADFGIINPGGVRADMDQDDNGEVTYGEAYTTQPFGNTIGTIDLTGEQVYTMLEQQFQPEESRPVLRLGLSDNVTYTYDPSAADGGDITGVWIDGEAVDPAATYTIASNTFLLGGQDGFTVFTEGTNLRETGYVDLNGYVDYLRAGNGETIPAGQRSIGLVFDETELVAGGTLDIELSSLAFTAFEEKPTTVTLSIDGVEVGSADIDTTVTSSIDDTGTATVEATIPAVVADEAELRIVTTYEDGSVDTDFALPVEIAGGVQALDIVGITDFHGYIETAPFLKTQIDQIRANNDNTLFVSAGDNIGGSAYVSSIANDQPTLDILDAMGLDVSAVGNHEFDQGYADLRDRVIPDVDFSYLGANVDGAEEIAEPPYDIVDIDGVNVAFIGTVTETTPTIVSKDGIAGLTFNDPVAVTNDIAADLKDGDDANGEADIVVSLFHEGDTFAKGLDENVDLVFAGHTHIVSEDTTDGGAPILQAGEYGKNFAHARILLAADGADIVLTEIVELDETVAADPDIEALVDDAVAEAEVLGAEVLAEITDNAWRGTNDGTDPGANRGTESSMGNHLANAALFTAENFDMGADFGIINPGGVRADMDQDDNGEVTYGEAYTTQPFGNTIGTIDLTGEQVYTMLEQQFQPEESRPVLRLGLSDNVTYTYDPSAADGGDITGVWIDGEAVDPAATYTIASNTFLLGGQDGFTVFTEGTNFRETGYVDLNGYVDYLEAGHGDTIPAGQRSIGLEIGEQQFAAGETVNVSLSSLAFTAFEEKPTTVTLSLNGEEVGSADIDTTVTSSIDDTGQATVEAALPADAPEESVLRIVTTFEDGSVDTDVEIPVTVLVSDTKPEPIPGKWFYVSNDWTASEASIEFAYGRVNDVVLVGDWDGDGADTLAVRRGHTYYFKNSLVGGQADVELRYGRDDDVVLVGDWDGDGVDTLAVRRGDTYFIKNDLTGGQADAVINYGRDADEVYSGDWDNDGEDTLAVRRGDTFFVKNTMTGGNADVEFHYGRASDEVFAGDWDGNDGDSFALRRGHTWFMKNDLAGGNADLVLNYGRTGDDAFVGDWDGDEIDTPAVRR, from the coding sequence ATGCGAATTCACCTACAGGGCACCAGACGCCCCATCGCTGTGGCTGCCACCGTTGCCCTGGCCGCTGTGGGACTTTCTGTCCCGGCAGCCGCCGCGCCGGTGGAGGACGACTCCGAGAACACCGGAAGCGTTGCGCCGCAGGAGACGACGACCGAACCGCAGGATGTCGCGGTTGAACCCCAGAACACCAATACCGAGCCTGTCACGATTGACCTCGTCGGAATCACCGATTTCCACGGTTACATCGAGACTGCTCCGTTCCTGAAGACGCAGATCGATGAGATCCGCGCCAACAATGACAACACGCTTTTCGTGTCCGCTGGCGACAACATTGGCGGCTCGGCCTATGTCTCCTCGATCGCCAACGATCAGCCCACTCTCGACATTCTCGATGCCATGGGCCTCGACGTGTCGGCGGTTGGTAACCACGAGTTTGACCAGGGCTATGCGGACCTTCGGGACCGTGTGATCCCCGATGTCGACTTCTCCTACCTCGGTGCAAACGTCGACGGTGCAGAGGAGATTGCGGAGCCACCGTACGACATCGTTGATATCGATGGCGTGAACGTTGCCTTTATTGGCACCGTCACCGAAACCACCCCGACGATCGTCTCCAAGGACGGCATTGCTGGCCTGACCTTCAACGATCCGGTTGCTGTCACCAACGACATTGCTGCCGACCTCAAGGACGGCGATGACGCCAACGGCGAAGCCGACATCGTTGTCTCCCTGTTCCACGAGGGTGACACCTTCGCGAAGGGTCTCGACGAGAACGTCGACCTGGTCTTTGCTGGCCACACCCACATCGTTTCCGAGGACACCACCGACGGTGGCGCCCCGATCCTCCAGGCTGGCGAATACGGCAAGAACTTTGCTCACGCCTCCCTGACGGTTGCGGTTGACGGCACCATCACCATTGATTCACAGGCGATTGTTGCCCTCGATGAGACGGTAACCCCCGATGTTGATGTCGAGGCACTCGTTGATGACGCTGTCGCCGAGGCCGAGGTGCTTGGCGCCGAGGTCCTCGCTGAGATCACTGATAATGCATGGCGCGGCACCAATGATGGAACGGATCCCGGTGCGAACCGCGGCACCGAGTCGTCGATGGGCAACCACCTTGCCAACGCCGCACTGTTCACTGCGGAGAACTTCGATATGGGAGCCGACTTCGGCATCATCAACCCGGGTGGTGTCCGTGCGGACATGGACCAGGACGACAATGGTGAAGTGACCTACGGCGAGGCCTACACGACCCAGCCGTTCGGCAACACGATCGGCACGATCGACCTCACGGGCGAGCAGGTTTACACCATGCTTGAGCAGCAGTTCCAGCCCGAGGAGTCCCGTCCGGTTCTCCGCCTTGGCCTGTCGGACAATGTGACCTACACGTACGATCCGAGCGCTGCCGATGGTGGCGATATCACCGGTGTTTGGATCGACGGCGAAGCCGTTGACCCGGCAGCTACCTACACGATTGCTTCGAACACGTTCCTCCTCGGTGGCCAGGATGGCTTCACCGTTTTCACCGAGGGCACGAACCTCCGCGAGACCGGCTACGTCGACCTGAACGGCTACGTGGACTACCTGCGTGCAGGCAACGGCGAGACGATCCCCGCTGGTCAGCGTTCCATTGGCCTTGTCTTTGACGAGACCGAGCTGGTTGCCGGTGGCACGCTCGACATTGAGCTCTCCTCGCTCGCGTTCACCGCATTCGAGGAGAAGCCGACCACGGTCACGCTCTCGATTGACGGTGTCGAGGTCGGTTCCGCCGACATCGACACCACCGTCACTTCCAGCATCGACGACACCGGTACCGCAACCGTTGAGGCAACCATCCCCGCGGTTGTTGCCGACGAAGCTGAGCTTCGCATCGTCACGACCTATGAAGATGGCTCGGTCGACACCGACTTCGCCCTTCCGGTTGAGATTGCCGGCGGCGTACAGGCTCTCGACATTGTCGGTATCACCGATTTCCACGGTTACATCGAGACTGCTCCGTTCCTGAAGACGCAGATCGATCAGATCCGCGCCAACAATGACAACACGCTTTTCGTGTCCGCTGGCGACAACATTGGCGGCTCGGCCTATGTCTCCTCGATCGCCAACGATCAGCCCACTCTCGACATTCTCGATGCCATGGGCCTCGACGTGTCGGCGGTTGGTAACCACGAGTTTGACCAGGGCTATGCGGACCTTCGGGACCGTGTGATCCCCGATGTCGACTTCTCCTACCTCGGTGCAAACGTCGACGGTGCAGAGGAGATTGCGGAGCCACCGTACGACATCGTTGATATCGATGGCGTGAACGTTGCCTTTATTGGCACCGTCACCGAAACCACCCCGACGATCGTCTCCAAGGACGGCATTGCTGGCCTGACCTTCAACGATCCGGTTGCTGTCACCAACGACATTGCTGCCGACCTCAAGGACGGCGATGACGCCAACGGCGAAGCCGACATCGTTGTCTCCCTGTTCCACGAGGGTGACACCTTCGCGAAGGGTCTCGACGAGAACGTCGACCTGGTCTTTGCTGGCCACACCCACATCGTTTCGGAGGACACCACCGACGGTGGCGCCCCGATCCTCCAGGCTGGCGAATACGGCAAGAACTTTGCTCACGCCCGCATCCTCCTCGCCGCTGACGGTGCTGACATTGTCCTCACCGAGATCGTCGAGCTTGACGAGACCGTTGCGGCAGACCCCGACATCGAGGCACTCGTTGATGACGCTGTCGCCGAGGCCGAGGTGCTTGGCGCCGAGGTCCTCGCTGAGATCACTGATAATGCATGGCGCGGCACCAATGATGGAACGGATCCCGGTGCGAACCGCGGCACCGAGTCGTCGATGGGCAACCACCTTGCCAACGCCGCACTGTTCACTGCGGAGAACTTCGATATGGGAGCCGACTTCGGCATCATCAACCCGGGTGGTGTCCGTGCGGACATGGACCAGGACGACAATGGTGAAGTGACCTACGGCGAGGCCTACACGACCCAGCCGTTCGGCAACACGATCGGCACGATCGACCTCACGGGCGAGCAGGTTTACACCATGCTTGAGCAGCAGTTCCAGCCCGAGGAGTCCCGTCCGGTTCTCCGCCTTGGCCTGTCGGACAATGTGACCTACACGTACGATCCGAGCGCTGCCGATGGTGGCGATATCACCGGTGTTTGGATCGACGGTGAAGCCGTTGACCCGGCAGCTACCTACACGATTGCTTCGAACACGTTCCTCCTCGGTGGCCAGGATGGCTTTACCGTTTTCACCGAGGGCACGAACTTCCGCGAGACCGGCTACGTCGACCTGAACGGCTACGTTGACTACCTTGAGGCGGGCCACGGCGACACCATCCCCGCTGGTCAGCGTTCGATCGGCCTCGAGATCGGTGAGCAGCAGTTTGCCGCTGGCGAGACCGTCAACGTGTCCCTTTCCTCGCTCGCGTTCACCGCATTCGAGGAGAAGCCGACCACGGTCACCCTGTCCCTCAACGGTGAAGAGGTTGGTTCCGCCGACATCGACACCACCGTCACTTCCAGCATCGACGACACCGGTCAGGCAACCGTTGAGGCTGCCCTTCCGGCCGATGCTCCGGAAGAGTCGGTCCTGCGGATCGTCACGACCTTCGAAGATGGCTCGGTTGACACCGATGTTGAGATCCCGGTAACGGTTCTTGTTTCCGATACCAAGCCTGAGCCGATCCCCGGCAAGTGGTTCTACGTCTCCAACGACTGGACCGCTTCCGAGGCCTCCATTGAGTTCGCCTATGGACGTGTCAACGACGTTGTTCTCGTGGGTGACTGGGACGGTGACGGCGCCGATACCCTCGCGGTCCGCCGCGGCCACACCTACTACTTCAAGAACTCCCTTGTTGGTGGCCAGGCCGATGTCGAACTCCGCTACGGCCGTGACGACGACGTTGTTCTCGTGGGTGACTGGGACGGTGACGGCGTGGATACCCTCGCTGTCCGTCGCGGTGACACCTACTTCATCAAGAACGACCTGACCGGTGGCCAGGCTGACGCCGTCATCAACTACGGCCGTGACGCCGATGAGGTTTACTCAGGCGACTGGGATAACGATGGTGAAGACACCCTCGCTGTCCGCCGCGGCGACACCTTCTTCGTCAAGAACACGATGACCGGCGGTAACGCCGACGTTGAGTTCCACTACGGTCGCGCAAGCGACGAGGTCTTCGCCGGTGACTGGGATGGTAACGACGGTGATTCGTTCGCGCTTCGCCGTGGCCACACCTGGTTCATGAAGAACGACCTGGCCGGCGGCAACGCCGACCTCGTCCTCAACTACGGCCGTACCGGCGACGATGCATTCGTCGGCGACTGGGACGGCGATGAGATCGACACCCCGGCAGTACGCCGCTAA